From Plectropomus leopardus isolate mb chromosome 17, YSFRI_Pleo_2.0, whole genome shotgun sequence, a single genomic window includes:
- the si:ch211-51c14.1 gene encoding protein kinase C and casein kinase substrate in neurons protein 3: protein MSTLPSENSPEDAYSRSFWMPGNYQPTVKRTEDAFQACNDIVACFQERARVERQYAQQLSEWSNKWKPVVDSSPLYGSLLKAWQCFLSSADRLASLHASICRSLVSEDGDRVRTWQKDTFHKKLFGGFKESQDIETGFARAQKPWAKRLKKLDKARRAYHKVSRKEQAAREREVHAQGNPDVAIDKQKKIQEERVLAQQEAEKVRARYEKVLEEVNRYAPRYMEEMESIFDQSQDEERKRIVFLKQAFLSIHKHLDITNNESVRAVYNELHNTLMAIDEHEDLRWWKNTYGPGMPTDWPHFEEWTPEKKTKKGKKEEEKKGTIERSVMIGGVRVRALYDYVGQETDELSFKAGEEFLKIEDEDDQGWCRGMKDGGSEGLYPANYVEVV from the exons ATGTCAACGCTACCATCAGAAAACAGCCCTGAAGATGCCTACAGTCGCAGCTTTTGGATG CCTGGGAACTATCAGCCCACTGTGAAGCGAACAGAAGATGCCTTCCAGGCCTGTAATGACATAGTGGCATGTTTCCAAGAGAGAGCTCGCGTGGAGAGGCAGTATGCCCAGCAGCTCAGTGAATGGAGCAACAAGTGGAAACCAGTAGTGGACTCCA GTCCTCTCTATGGGTCTCTTCTGAAGGCTTGGCAGTGTTTTCTGTCCTCCGCTGACCGGCTGGCCTCCTTACATGCCTCTATCTGTCGCTCCCTGGTGTCAGAGGATGGAGACCGGGTCAGGACCTGGCAGAAGGACACCTTCCACAAGAAGTTATTTGGTGGCTTCAAGGAGTCCCAGGACATTGAGACAGGTTTTGCTCGTGCTCAGAAACCGTGGGCCAAACGACTTAAAAAG CTGGATAAAGCCAGGAGGGCATACCACAAAGTGAGCCGTAAGGAGCAGGCAGCTAGGGAGCGAGAGGTACACGCTCAGGGAAACCCGGATGTCGCCATTGACAAACAGAAGAAGATCCAGGAGGAGAGAGTGCTGGCTCAACAGGAAGCCGAGAAG GTTCGTGCCCGCTATGAGAAAGTCCTTGAGGAGGTGAACCGGTACGCTCCTCGCTACATGGAGGAGATGGAGTCCATCTTTGATCAATCACAAGACGAGGAGCGCAAGAGGATTGTCTTCCTCAAACAGGCCTTTCTCTCCATCCACAAACACCTGGACATTACTAACAATGAGAG TGTAAGGGCTGTGTACAATGAGCTCCACAACACACTGATGGCCATTGATGAGCATGAGGACCTTCGCTGGTGGAAAAACACCTATGGACCTGGCATGCCTACCGACTGGCCTCACTTTGAG gAATGGACTCCTgagaagaaaaccaaaaaagggaagaaagaagaagaaaagaaaggaacaATAGAGAGGAG CGTGATGATTGGAGGAGTGAGAGTAAGAGCTCTGTATGATTATGTTGGCCAGGAGACAGATGAGCTGTCATTTAAAGCAG GTGAGGAGTTTTTGAAGATTGAGGATGAGGATGATCAGGGCTGGTGTCGGGGGATGAAGGACGGTGGGAGTGAGGGGCTTTACCCAGCCAACTATGTCGAGGTTGTGTAA